TTTCCTATTTTGCTATGGGAaaatttgaatttcttttttgtttgtttgattgattatttCAGTTGGAGAAACTATTATCAATATCTCAATATCTAAATTTCAAAAGTCTGCTCATCTaaatcataaaagaaaaaagtcacACGATGCCTATTTTTAGCATCATATAAAAATGATCCATCAAAATTTACTTCTTGATCTTACCTCTGTGATGGTCCTTAATACACAAGACAATATAATTTATGTGCTATCAGTTATGACAAATAATCTTTGGAAAATCATAAATCTGGGTATTTTAGTATCAGTGTATACTGAAAGTATAAAAAACCTTTAAGTTGGTATCTGAaaacgatgatgatgattattattattattattattattattattattattattattattattattattatttgttgttgttgttgtggtggtggtggtggtggttggctctggcccaactcctacCCCAAGgttgatgcaggggaaacatcaacatgtcataggcctattttattgccgacagagtcagatagtgaagtttcctcagaagaagaagaaggtgggggttacttggaagaggggagtttggcagacagcccaggaggagatcaatcatccttatcatccctggattctgaacaagaattaatgacacatccaatcatgcgtagagtgatgtataggagagaacaactgaaggattattacaggagataagtgaggccacctgtggttgggcggggctgctgtaattagtgctacagataaaagagcagcctgctggtttagcctcatggcagtttatctgattcatagtttcatcaagatcatggtttttgccgttcaggattgtgtgtggactttctggactttagaattggactcaaattcctagttattgggtgagaaattggattgcatttaacctgtgccttgcgtgtaccagaaaatccctttgacatttaaaaagggagctgtttctgtttttctgttgataaagactttggggttttccttctattgtgtggtgtgtgtctttctggactaattaccctgtaattacgggcggttgcgacacgccggcagaacaattattattattattattattattattattattattattattattattatttattagatttgtatgccgcccctctctgaagactctgccTGCCTTATCACTTGTTTTGACTTTTATAGTGTTGTTGACACTTTTATTTATAACTACCCACAGGTTTATCCTTGCACTAATGACAAAGAATGTGAAGTTGGGAAATACTGTCACAGTCCCCACCAAGCTACATCTGCCTGCATGGTTTgtagaaggaagaagaagcgttGCCACAGAGATGGCATGTGTTGTCCTGGAAACCGCTGTAATAATGGTATTTACatgacttttaatttttttaaaaaaaaacatgaataGTGTAAAATATTTTAGTACTTGATTCTCATATTTGTTCTTCAAGTAAAAAGAGGATTCATTTTGGAGGGATCAACGGTCATTTTAGAATAAGAGAAAAACAATCTAAAGTCCTAAATGCCTCTATTTACGGGAtcacctcctccctcatacctcgctgcggcctgtaagggcccacagagtcggctttccccaggtcccgtccgccaagcAATGtcgattcaaagcagcaccggcaaaaatgaagggaatcccagcaaggggagcctcaaggaaatcccagcaacgcaagaacgggtgcttcggctggcaacagaagtccggaggtggggtttcccagtgaggggaggctcaggggaatcccagcaatgcaagaatgggtgttttggttggcaacggaagtccggaggtggggattcctagcaaggggaggctcaggggaatcccagcggtttggctggcaatggaagtccggaggcggaacatcccagcggtggcgcctcgggttcataaggtgaaagtagtttggaagaagaggcaaacaaatcttaaacagcaggttcatatctcaaaaagttcattagtagaggcatttgtaagaagaggtaccactgtatatatagttAATATATTAACTATTGTCGGTCATTAATATTTAGCAATATTTAATTTCCTATGGAATGGTTTCTACTGAAATTTGGATTTAATCTAATTAAATATATTGTGATAAGACAGAATTGCTTTTAAAAGTAACACTAGCAGACCATAGACTGGTGTCTTGAAATATGCGTAGTACTTTCATTTTGTTCTTTTGCTTTCCAAACCAAAAATGGGCTCAACGCTGCAATTATATCAATTGCATGAGAGCTCTGGGCATTGCAGAGTGAGATTGGACAGAtgcagtgttggtcatgacctataaagcccttcatggcatcggactagaatatctccgagaccgccttctgcagcacgaatcccagcgaccgattaggtcccacagagtgggccttctccgggtcccgtcaactaaacaatgtcatttggcgggacccaggggaagagccttctctgtgacggccctgactctctggaaccaactccccccagagattagaactgcccccaccctacctgcctttcgtaaactcctcaaaacccacctttgtcatcaggcatggaggaactgagatacctcccccgggtctatacaatttatgtatggtatgtttgtacgtatgtctgcttaataatggggttttaaaaatattttaaaattttaaattattagatttgttatgaactgttttatcgtgttgtgagccgccccgagtctatggagaggggaggcatacaaatctaataaatatataatatatatatgagCTCCACTGCCTGCAGGTTGTCAAATCTTACTTTCAAATTGTACTTTCTCAACTTAATGACTGATGGACATCTTAAATCCAAACATTACCTTAGTTGTGAACTGGAGAGTCCTGCTAAAGACCAGCCTCAGTACCCCAACTGCAGTTTGCTGATAATAAAATTAACCAAAGTTCTATAGGACAGCCATGGAAGACATCAAACATTCATAAATTTGAGCATTCACTTTCTTTATGCAAATGGATAGATTCTTTGTTTGTGGCATTCCGGTTATGTTATCGCCTGTTGTATTTCCAGTTCTaacttgattcattcattgatttagGTATTTGTATACCAGTGACTGAGAGCATTCTCACGGCCCATATTCCAGCTCTAGAAGTGCCtcgcaataaaaaaaataatcactatCCCACCAAAGATTTGGGCTGGCAAAATCTTGGGAAAGGACAATCTAAGCTGACACATGCCAAAGGTAAGAGAGCTTGATTTATAAATGATCTGTAACATGGTTCCCTGAGAAGGGAAGAATactcttttttttgcaaaagcagtAAATTCATGTGTTAACATTTTGATTCTTTTCATTGACAGCTTATTTGAGGATGGGGAACTGGAGTCTGATCTGTTCAATTACTTACTATTAGTCTTTAACTTTACATTGTTCACACAGATTACTTATGCTTACATAATTcttatatctccgggaccgccttctgccgcaggaattccacagagttggccttctccgggtcccgtcaactaaacaaatgctgtttggcgggacccaggggaagagccttctctgtggcggccccgacgctctagaaccagctccccccagatatcagagttgcccccaccctccttgcctttcgcaagttccttaaaacccacctctgtcgtcaggcttgggggaattgaaatgttcccttccccctaggcttatagaatttatacatggtatgcttgtatgtatgattggttctttaaattggagtttttaagattatttttaatattagatttgttcacattgtcttattgttgttagctgccccgagtcttcggagaggggcggcatacaaatctaataaataaataaataaataaatagatagatagatagatagatagatagatagatagataaataaataaataaataaataaacaaacaaacaaacaaacaaacaaacaaacaaacaaacaaacaaataaatttgtagGTGCTTTAACATTGTATcagttttttaattttcttttccatccaattataccatttctttttggggttttttaatgttctcTTTAAATGGTCTGGAAGAACAGCAGATACACTGCAAACAAGTTTATATTTATCAGAATATATTTGGAAAACAACCCAATTGCTTTGGTTACCCTTTTTAggattactattttatttatttattagatttgtatgccgcccgtctccgaagactaggggcggctaacaacaatgaaaagacaatgtaaacaaatctaatattaaaaataatctaaaaaaccccaatttaaagaaccactcatacatacaagcataccatgtataaattctataagtctagggataagggaaatttcaattcccccatgcctgacaacagaggtgggttttaaggagcttgcgaaaggcaaggagggtgggggcaactctgatatctggggggagctggttccagagggtcggggctgccacagagaaggctcttctcctgggtcccgccaaatgacattgcttagtcgatgggacccggagaaaggccaactctgtgggacctaaccggtccctgggattcgtgcggcagaaggcggtcccggagatattattattattaatttattactaACTGATAAagatttgggttttttatttctAGGTCATGAAGGAGACCCTTGCTTAAGGTCCTCCGATTGCACAGAAGGGTTTTGTTGTGCTCGTCATTTTTGGACCAAAATTTGCAAGCCTGTGCTACACCAAGGAGAAGTATGCACCaaacagaggaagaaaggttCCCACGGCTTGGAGATTTTCCAGCGGTGTGACTGTGCCAAAGGCTTATCATGTAAAATCTGGAAGGATGCCACTTATTCTTCAAAAGCAAGACTTCATATGTGCCAGAAGATATGATGGCAGGATTTGAAAAATTGTCACCGGCAGGCCTTGACAAGTGTCTACTGCATAGACTAtggtagaaaaaaaaagaattgtaaaTAAGAAATGACTGGCCCAAGTATCCTTTGCAAGAGGAAGCATCATCGGCACATGTGTTATAATTCTGCTTGGAAGTTCGACTGACAGCAGATGGATGTTCTATTTAGTGTGATGCTATTCTACAGTGGGGCCAAAGATTTGCGACAAAGCTCTACTGATAGTCCTGTGACTTCTCCATATTAGTTGTAGGTAGTTTATCCCACTCTGATGATAAAATAGGATATATTTACAATACAGAGCAGGACTTTGCCAAATATATATTTCTATCAACACATACTTGCATACTGAATAATAACTACACAAATTTCCCAGCAAACTAATAAAGGAAGAAGTTACTGCATATACAGTTATGGACTTTATTGTGTTACAATCCAAAGCTGTCCCTTGCATAGGGATTTTTAACCTCTTTCAAGATATATGAATAGAGGCAGTTAAGCTAGGATAACAATCTAGATTCATATTTCTCAAGCTTAGCAATTTAgctatactggctggggaattctagttTTCGAACTTCagatatcttaaaattgccaacagTAAAAAACCACTAATCTAGATTCACATAAATGATATAAACAGTTAGACCGCATAACTCAAACAGATACTTCATTTATTGTAGCCAATGATTCCCATTAGCTCGTCTGACTGGTTTATTTGTAGCTAACTGACTTACAGTGAAAACAGACTATTCATTGCTACATCTAAAATGGAATAATATAGTAAGATGGTGGTTGAAAATACTAGGGAATGGAggtttgcattatgaattattCTTCATTTTTGCCTTTACACAGCGCCTTCAGGATCATTAAATCTGTTTTGCTAAATAAGAAGTGATAAGGGTTTTAGATCAGAACATATACTATGATATGTCggtgacaaaacaaaacaaaaagataaTAACATTGAAAGTACTGAGGTTAATATGTGTCGTAAGAATATGGTGAATATGTTCTGAATGCACCTTAAGAATGTGTTTGGAATTGCCACTACTGGATTgctgtatgtacagtgatccctcgattttcgcgatctcgatcttcgtgaaacgctatatcgcgatttttcaaaaaatattaattaaaaatattttcccacccgatgacgtcactctcttcctttctcatctttctttctctctctctttctctatcttgcttcttcctctctcacactctcttcctccctctctcatctctttctttccttctctctctttctctatctctccccctcttgctctcgagcggcgggcggcgggcgggcgagcggcgggcgggcagcagcgaggagccgaagatcggggtttcccctttgcgtgggcggtggggaagacccagggaaggttccttcggccgcccagtagctgatctgcttggcagcgccgcagcagcgaggagccgaagatcggggtttcccctttgcgtgggcggcggggaaaccccgatcttcggctcctcgctgctgcggcgctgccgagcagatcagctgctgggcggccaaaggaaccttccctgggtcttccccaccgcccacgcaaactccaccatctgcgcatgcacggccatggaaaaaaaaagggcgcacatgcacagatggtgtttttacttccacaccactatatcgcgaaaaatcgattatcgcgaggggtcttggaacggaaccctcgcgataatcgagggatcactgtatatcgatGGATGCCAGTGAAATTCACTTCAGCAGTATTAATGGGCTAGTAAAATGGACAGCAATTTCTAACTGCTTATCCATTAAGCATCCTTATATGTTTTTCACTGTGCTAATATCCCCATGCTATCATCTGGGTTAAGTTTAGGAGACTGATGGTTTCTCTTTGcttaaaagaaggaaagaattgtgtgtttgcttgtttgcttgcttgcttgcatgggtgcgcatgtgtgtttgtgtgtgaatgtTTCTAATTctgttcattttgttttatttggggGGCTCCTTCATGTGACTTTAATATGCTGGGGAAATATGCCATTTGTAATATCTGTTTAAAATGGAGCAATCAAAGGTAACCaaccaacaacagcaacaatgtgTTTTGTAGCTAGCAagttttttttcctgactttttgAAGCCATGGAATGACTATGTTTTGCAAAAATTAACATTTATCTgtaattaatttatatttcaaAACCCACGAATAAATATCAGCCAAATGCTACATGTTTTTCATgtctattaaaaaatactttcaaCCCATTTTCCATCTCAGTGCCAAACTGCAACTTCAGAAAGTAACTAAATTATCTAAACGCATATGGTAGTGGTAAAGTAATTTGCAGCCTGTCCTTCATTGTTTATACACAAAAAAAGCAATAAAGTGGATTTTGGAAGAGGTGTTTATAATTCTCTAAGTTTTTGCTTTAGAATCAGAATTCCATAAAGTATGAAACTCTGCTAGCAGTGCAGTTGATAGATTCCTTAGTCCAGTATCAATACGCTATTATAAGTTCTAATTCCCTTCCATACTATTTGTGTAGTTTATTTTAATGTACATGGTCTAGGAGACAAAATGGATATTACATGAAAATTTGTTTTACGAATTTTAGACAGTATTgcttaaaataaaaagtaactttGACAGGTAGTATAGAGGCAATGCATATTTCATTTTCTCTGGCTTAATTGTTCAGCTTAAAATATCCCCAAGACTGCTTAAAATATCCCAAATATCCCATCCATTTATGTTACAGATATGTACTTCCtttggcaaacaaacaaataaaataaataaaacttctcaCTGGAACTTAATTTAAGGAAAGCAGCTTGAGAAAGAAATTAgaaaactgttttttaatgtcAATTGTTTCTGCTATCAACAGATTACTAGCAGTGAAGCACCAGATTGAATATtttttgagtattgtattggcagttctgtgttagcaaaaacttcagaagagaaggatttaggggtagtgatttctgacagtctcaaaatgggtgaacagtgcagtcaggcagtagggaaagcaagtaggatgcttggctgcatagctagagttataacaagcaggaagagggagattatgatcctgctatatagagcgctggtgagaccacatttggaatactgtgttcagttctggagacctcacctacaaaaaagatattgacaaaattgaatgggtccaaagatgggctacaagactggtggaaggtcttaagcataaaatgtatcaggaaagactgaatgaactcagtctgtatagtctggaggacagaaggaaaaggggggacttgatcaaaacatttaaatatgttaaagggttaaataaggtcccggagggaagtgtttttaataggaaagtgaacacaagaacaaggggacacaatctgaagttagttgggggaaagatcaaaagcaacatgagaaaatattattttactgaaagagtagtagatccttagaacaaacttccagcagacgtggttgataaatccacagcaacggaatttaaacatgcctgggataaacatatatccatcctaagataaaatacagaaaatagtatgagggtagactagatgaatcatgaggtctttttctgccgtcagccttctatgtttctatgtttttaaaaaattgtcagtAATAACATACTTATATGTATGTTATAATACATGATATATGTTATAATACAGAAAGCTCTGTTCAGTTTACTGCAATACAATGAAAATGGAATGGAGATGGACAGAAGTCATCAATTCCTTTGCTTAAATAATGGAAACTAAATAAGTGACATCCTTTTACAATAGCAAGATTATAGGAAAGAGCCCTCGCCCTTTCAGCACAGCTAACAGTAACAAAGTTACCCCCCCCCCTGACTCATTGAAATGTTATCTGCATGCCCTTCCCCACTTTATTTCCCACCCCATATCTAGtatttgaaataatttatttacGGGAAATGTTTAATGAGATGTATTTTCTTATAGAAGAGATTTCCTACAGAAAGCTTTTGTAGCAAAACTATACTTGCAATTTGTTGACTTTGTAATTTAGAAAGAAATGTATAATaagattaaa
This DNA window, taken from Erythrolamprus reginae isolate rEryReg1 chromosome 7, rEryReg1.hap1, whole genome shotgun sequence, encodes the following:
- the DKK2 gene encoding dickkopf-related protein 2; translated protein: MQSWTKFSTRPLLFLAALLAVEGSQLDGTKVNAIKATLMGETPTQAANKSAPFHQGLSPGSGKKGKLFGQGGKGLKHYHRQGEVYPCTNDKECEVGKYCHSPHQATSACMVCRRKKKRCHRDGMCCPGNRCNNGICIPVTESILTAHIPALEVPRNKKNNHYPTKDLGWQNLGKGQSKLTHAKGHEGDPCLRSSDCTEGFCCARHFWTKICKPVLHQGEVCTKQRKKGSHGLEIFQRCDCAKGLSCKIWKDATYSSKARLHMCQKI